Proteins encoded in a region of the Tautonia rosea genome:
- a CDS encoding sulfatase, with product MPLPRLTAWMLVTAGVGFTFQGSVASPPVTNGNRGADERPHVLFLAIDDLNDWTGFLGGNPQASTPNLDRLASRGVIFERAYCAAPACNPSRAALLTGIRPSTSGVYHNPQPWRAAMPDAMTLPQHFMAGGYEVLGGGKIFHGPFNDPASWHEYFERPGDPKPRETPVNGIPRTAHFDWGPVEGPDEAMGDHQVVDWAITQLERDRETPLFLAVGLYRPHLPWYVPKAYFDAFPIETIRRPEVPDDDLDDIPPAGIAMAKPKGDHRNVLEYEQWDRAIQGYLASIAFTDHQVGRLLDALDRSPIARNTIIVTWGDHGWHLGEKQHWRKFALWEEATRVPFLISAPGVSPLGVRCGRTVSLMDVYPTLIELCGLPERPELEGRSLAPLLRDPASPWDHPALTTHGRGNHAVRSERWRYIRYANGSEELYDHDADPMEWHNLADAPEYLAIKAGLAASLPTQEAPNAASETTD from the coding sequence ATGCCCCTGCCTCGACTCACTGCATGGATGCTTGTTACAGCCGGCGTCGGCTTCACGTTTCAAGGATCCGTGGCCTCGCCGCCCGTGACGAACGGGAATCGGGGGGCGGACGAGCGTCCTCACGTGTTGTTCCTGGCCATCGATGACTTGAATGACTGGACGGGATTCCTCGGGGGGAATCCTCAGGCAAGCACGCCGAATCTCGACCGGCTGGCGAGCCGAGGGGTGATCTTCGAGCGAGCCTATTGCGCGGCCCCGGCCTGCAATCCGTCTCGGGCGGCGTTGTTGACCGGAATCCGACCGTCAACCAGCGGGGTGTACCATAATCCGCAACCTTGGCGAGCGGCGATGCCCGACGCCATGACCTTGCCGCAGCACTTTATGGCCGGCGGTTACGAAGTGCTGGGCGGGGGCAAGATCTTCCACGGTCCGTTCAATGATCCGGCATCCTGGCACGAGTACTTCGAGCGGCCGGGCGACCCGAAACCTCGGGAAACTCCGGTCAACGGCATTCCTCGAACCGCCCACTTCGACTGGGGGCCGGTGGAGGGACCAGATGAGGCGATGGGGGATCATCAGGTGGTCGACTGGGCCATCACGCAGCTTGAGAGGGACCGCGAGACCCCGCTCTTTCTGGCCGTGGGGCTCTACCGGCCTCACCTGCCCTGGTACGTCCCGAAAGCGTATTTCGACGCCTTCCCGATCGAGACCATCCGACGGCCGGAGGTTCCCGACGACGACCTCGACGACATCCCTCCGGCCGGAATCGCAATGGCGAAGCCGAAGGGAGACCACCGCAACGTTCTTGAATACGAGCAATGGGACCGGGCAATTCAGGGGTATCTGGCCAGCATTGCCTTTACCGACCATCAGGTCGGCCGGTTGCTCGACGCGCTGGACCGCAGCCCGATCGCCAGGAACACGATCATCGTGACCTGGGGGGACCACGGGTGGCATCTCGGCGAGAAGCAGCACTGGCGGAAGTTTGCCCTGTGGGAAGAGGCCACGCGGGTGCCGTTCCTGATCAGTGCGCCGGGGGTCAGCCCCCTCGGCGTTCGTTGTGGACGGACCGTTTCCCTGATGGATGTTTACCCCACCTTGATCGAGTTGTGCGGCCTGCCCGAACGTCCTGAGCTCGAAGGACGAAGCCTGGCCCCCTTGCTCCGCGATCCGGCAAGCCCTTGGGATCACCCGGCCCTGACCACTCACGGACGCGGGAATCACGCCGTCCGCTCCGAACGATGGCGATACATCCGCTATGCCAACGGCTCGGAAGAACTGTACGATCACGACGCCGACCCGATGGAGTGGCACAATCTGGCGGACGCTCCAGAGTACCTTGCAATCAAGGCCGGGCTCGCCGCATCACTTCCGACGCAAGAAGCACCCAACGCCGCG
- a CDS encoding WD40 repeat domain-containing protein, with protein MSNPTDASRSRSGSWSRGIGVCPTLAVLLALGAAVAVPLLQQPQTPRSQIMLPENGLVSSVAFNTQGDRIYSDHKALGPTVLQLGQEGKLYQEPSVGLGRCSLMTLDPSGQSLFVARESGAIEVRDAESFDLRQTLPGPSRSLSLAVSTDGQRLISVDPSNVCRCWSLTEQNVAWQYSEQSGISQCTFSPDGRFVILGFRHGEIAVLDASTGVELTRWDGHGYGALLLALAFTPDGQTLVSVGLEGRLRTWDALKNWEMHHDISMPGGTSRSLAIAPDGQTLATGHNDGYVRVWDLSTGSLLGEAAMANIQLSSVCFAPGGQQLAVSYGSTVALISTPGSV; from the coding sequence ATGAGCAACCCCACGGACGCCTCTCGGTCCCGGTCCGGTTCATGGTCCAGAGGCATTGGCGTTTGCCCAACCCTGGCAGTGCTGCTTGCCCTGGGAGCGGCGGTCGCCGTGCCGCTTCTCCAGCAACCCCAAACGCCCCGATCACAAATTATGTTGCCAGAGAATGGCCTGGTTTCTTCGGTGGCCTTCAACACTCAAGGCGATCGGATCTACTCCGATCACAAGGCCCTTGGCCCGACGGTTCTCCAACTCGGCCAAGAAGGAAAACTGTATCAGGAACCCTCGGTCGGCCTCGGTCGATGTTCCTTGATGACGCTCGACCCCAGCGGCCAATCGCTCTTCGTCGCCAGGGAATCCGGGGCGATTGAGGTCCGCGACGCGGAATCATTCGACCTGCGACAAACCCTTCCCGGTCCCAGCCGAAGCCTCAGTCTGGCCGTTTCAACCGATGGCCAGAGGCTGATCTCGGTCGACCCGTCCAATGTCTGCCGCTGCTGGTCGTTGACTGAGCAGAACGTCGCGTGGCAATACTCCGAGCAGTCCGGAATCAGTCAATGCACCTTCTCCCCCGATGGAAGGTTCGTGATCCTGGGCTTCCGGCACGGAGAGATCGCCGTGCTCGACGCCTCGACCGGCGTCGAACTCACGCGATGGGATGGTCACGGGTATGGTGCGCTCCTCCTCGCACTGGCCTTTACCCCGGACGGACAAACCCTGGTCAGTGTCGGACTCGAAGGACGGCTGCGAACCTGGGATGCCCTGAAAAACTGGGAAATGCATCACGACATCTCGATGCCAGGAGGGACCTCCCGGAGCCTGGCCATCGCTCCCGATGGTCAGACCTTGGCAACCGGGCACAACGATGGCTACGTCCGAGTCTGGGACCTCTCCACAGGATCGTTGCTGGGAGAGGCGGCGATGGCGAACATTCAGCTGAGTTCGGTCTGCTTTGCGCCGGGGGGACAACAGCTGGCTGTCTCTTACGGATCAACGGTCGCATTGATCTCGACGCCGGGGTCGGTCTGA
- the pckA gene encoding phosphoenolpyruvate carboxykinase (ATP) has translation MAASFETSNEPPPLSLTVTLEDQGLIGLGETFWNLPQAVLVEHALRRGEGQLAHSGATVFQTGAYTGRSPQDKFIVQEPDSEGEIAWGSVNRPIPSDVFDRLLVRVQEHLQGRPVYVSDTFAGADPDHRLAVRVICERAYHALFSHQLFLMPSSEQQRAFRPEFTILAVPDFKADPERDGTRSEVFILVNFARRMVLIGGTLYAGEIKKSVFSILNYLLPRRDVMSMHCSANVGDSGDVAVFFGLSGTGKTTLSADRRRHLIGDDEHGWSDAGVFNIEGGCYAKCIRLDRINEPEIYGAIRFGTVLENVVLDPETRICQFDDASLTENTRAAYPIDFIPNYVPSGRAGHPKHIIFLTCDAFGILPPISRLSPEQAMYHFLSGYTAKIAGTERGLGSEPSATFSACFGEPFMVLPPQRYAELLGKKMRQHGTQAWLLNTGWTGGRFGEGRRIPLPYTRAMVDAVLSGRLDEAPLKTDPVFGLSHPETCMGVPQTILEPRSAWANPKGYDIAARQLAERFRKNFERFEGISPDIAKAGPLNSA, from the coding sequence ATGGCTGCCAGCTTCGAGACATCGAACGAACCGCCCCCCCTGTCCCTTACCGTCACGCTCGAAGATCAAGGGCTGATTGGGCTCGGGGAGACGTTCTGGAATCTTCCGCAAGCCGTGCTGGTTGAGCATGCGCTACGTCGAGGCGAAGGCCAGCTGGCACACTCCGGCGCCACCGTGTTTCAAACGGGGGCCTATACGGGACGATCGCCGCAAGACAAGTTCATCGTGCAAGAGCCAGACTCGGAGGGGGAAATTGCCTGGGGGTCGGTGAATCGGCCGATCCCGTCGGATGTGTTCGATCGCCTGCTCGTCCGGGTGCAGGAGCATCTTCAAGGACGGCCGGTGTATGTGAGCGACACGTTTGCCGGGGCCGATCCGGATCATCGACTGGCGGTTCGGGTGATCTGCGAACGTGCTTATCACGCGCTCTTTTCCCACCAACTGTTCCTCATGCCATCATCCGAGCAACAGCGTGCGTTTCGGCCCGAGTTCACCATCCTCGCCGTGCCCGACTTCAAGGCGGATCCCGAGCGTGATGGCACGCGGAGCGAGGTGTTTATTCTGGTAAACTTTGCTCGAAGGATGGTCCTGATCGGCGGAACGCTGTACGCGGGAGAGATCAAGAAGTCAGTCTTCTCGATCTTGAATTACCTGTTGCCAAGACGCGATGTCATGTCAATGCATTGCTCGGCGAACGTGGGAGACTCGGGAGACGTGGCCGTCTTTTTCGGCCTTTCAGGGACGGGCAAGACGACCCTGTCGGCCGACCGCCGTCGGCACCTGATCGGCGACGACGAGCATGGCTGGTCCGACGCGGGCGTGTTCAACATCGAGGGAGGATGCTACGCCAAGTGCATCCGCCTTGATCGGATCAACGAACCAGAAATATACGGCGCGATCCGTTTCGGGACGGTGCTGGAAAACGTCGTGCTTGATCCTGAGACCCGGATCTGCCAGTTCGACGACGCAAGCCTGACCGAAAACACCCGAGCGGCCTACCCGATCGACTTCATCCCGAACTACGTCCCGAGCGGGCGAGCCGGCCATCCGAAACACATCATCTTTCTCACCTGTGATGCCTTCGGCATCCTTCCCCCGATCTCCCGGCTCTCGCCGGAGCAGGCCATGTACCACTTCCTCTCGGGCTACACCGCCAAGATTGCGGGTACCGAGCGGGGTCTTGGCTCCGAGCCGTCGGCGACCTTCAGTGCCTGTTTCGGAGAGCCGTTCATGGTACTTCCGCCCCAGCGCTATGCGGAACTGCTCGGGAAGAAGATGCGACAGCACGGGACCCAGGCCTGGCTGCTCAACACGGGCTGGACCGGCGGCAGGTTCGGGGAAGGCCGGCGAATTCCGCTGCCGTATACGCGGGCGATGGTCGATGCCGTACTCTCAGGACGCCTCGACGAGGCGCCGCTGAAGACCGATCCGGTCTTCGGTCTCAGTCATCCTGAGACCTGCATGGGAGTTCCCCAGACCATCCTTGAACCGCGATCGGCCTGGGCGAACCCGAAGGGTTACGACATTGCAGCCCGACAGCTCGCCGAGCGATTCCGGAAGAACTTTGAGCGTTTCGAAGGAATTAGCCCTGACATCGCGAAGGCCGGGCCATTGAACTCAGCGTGA
- a CDS encoding phosphopantothenoylcysteine decarboxylase domain-containing protein, translating to MSERGGSRPWNVVVTGGGTIAPIDDVRHIANASTGRFSAAITEAWLDRGATVWHLHAPMAELPIRRHLSAIDLARPVEELRHDLETLADRWQVQRDRLHLVPLSKGTVAEYARTLEEVLRSKPVDVVMLAMAASDYEPIAASGKIGSEAEVLTIHCQRTQKVIQSVRDWAPQAFLVGFKLLSGSAESELIRAAEEAYRINRTDLTVANDLRLYRAGRHTIALVRPNAPVETLGPEDGDLARLLVDRVSRWAGGDRER from the coding sequence GTGAGTGAGCGAGGCGGATCGAGACCCTGGAACGTCGTCGTAACCGGCGGAGGTACGATCGCGCCGATCGATGACGTGAGGCACATTGCCAACGCCTCGACCGGTCGGTTCTCGGCAGCCATTACCGAAGCGTGGCTCGACCGAGGCGCGACGGTCTGGCACCTGCATGCGCCGATGGCAGAACTGCCGATCCGTCGGCATCTCAGTGCGATCGACCTGGCTAGGCCGGTTGAGGAGCTTCGGCATGACCTGGAGACTCTGGCCGATCGCTGGCAAGTCCAGCGTGATCGGCTTCATCTCGTACCGCTCTCGAAGGGAACCGTCGCCGAGTACGCTCGGACGCTGGAGGAGGTGCTTCGGTCCAAGCCCGTGGATGTGGTGATGCTGGCCATGGCCGCCTCGGATTACGAGCCGATCGCCGCCTCGGGCAAGATCGGTTCGGAAGCCGAGGTGCTGACCATTCACTGCCAAAGGACGCAGAAGGTCATCCAATCGGTACGGGACTGGGCACCACAAGCGTTTCTGGTGGGATTCAAGCTCCTATCGGGATCAGCGGAGTCGGAATTGATCCGAGCCGCCGAGGAGGCGTACCGCATCAACCGGACGGACCTGACCGTGGCAAACGACCTACGCCTTTATCGGGCCGGACGGCATACAATTGCCCTGGTACGCCCCAATGCTCCGGTCGAAACGTTGGGACCGGAAGACGGCGACCTGGCCCGTTTGCTCGTCGATCGCGTGTCTCGTTGGGCAGGAGGTGATCGCGAGCGTTGA
- a CDS encoding Uma2 family endonuclease, whose amino-acid sequence MASATRQKARDSQIDLIDVSWSGFKRMLKVRGERRSPRIWYLDGRLTLVSPSMPHERSARRLGIFVMESSTGLEMPCTPIGATTLSRDDLNIAVEGDENFYLANADQMVGKMELDLNVDPPPDLAIEVIVTHSAKRAIEIDRRLGVPEVWVCSQSRLRFFRLGGDRASIETPISSAFPFLSSAEVFSWINQPHSVIESHWLLRLRAWVRDELVPRVRGEERREGE is encoded by the coding sequence ATGGCGTCCGCGACGAGGCAGAAGGCAAGGGACTCACAAATCGACCTGATCGACGTGTCCTGGTCGGGGTTCAAGCGGATGCTCAAGGTGCGAGGCGAACGGCGATCGCCCCGGATCTGGTATCTCGACGGGAGATTGACGCTGGTGTCACCCTCAATGCCTCATGAGCGATCGGCGCGGCGGCTTGGGATCTTTGTCATGGAGAGTTCGACCGGACTGGAGATGCCCTGTACTCCGATTGGAGCCACCACGCTTTCCCGAGACGACCTGAACATCGCAGTTGAGGGGGACGAGAACTTCTACCTCGCGAACGCGGATCAAATGGTCGGCAAGATGGAACTCGACCTGAACGTCGACCCGCCTCCGGACCTGGCGATCGAAGTGATCGTGACGCACAGCGCGAAACGGGCCATCGAGATTGACCGACGGCTCGGAGTGCCCGAGGTCTGGGTCTGCTCACAATCGCGATTGCGATTTTTCCGACTCGGAGGAGACCGGGCTTCCATTGAAACACCGATTAGTTCGGCCTTTCCATTTCTGTCATCAGCGGAGGTCTTCTCATGGATCAATCAGCCCCATTCGGTCATCGAGTCTCATTGGCTCCTCCGGCTGAGGGCCTGGGTCCGGGACGAGCTGGTGCCTCGGGTCCGGGGCGAGGAGCGGCGAGAGGGTGAGTGA
- a CDS encoding glucuronate isomerase yields MSTTFPHDPQAKALFEQIASWPIYDPHSHIDAHSPASRNLDEVLGYHYYTELAHSAGMPAAEVDPGLDPFTRARNLSRHLHRIDNTVQYSWLLEIARTFHGFEGDRIDADTIDDLYRRADHSQDGEAWDRSVWQTSQLEAVFLTNDFDDPLEGWDTSTYVPCLRTDDLVLKLHEPRTLQRLMASTNVDVEDVKSLRLAIASLFEYFVEHGARACAISLPPDFIPRKATPIASQNSVRRALKHMDLRPDEHEEIRSLVFWTLAELCAEWKLPFDLMIGPIRNVYPAGVTGGRDLFDRRVSLHDYAALFNHFSEVTFPVSTLSPDAGAELVAFSWILPNVVPNGHWWYSNVPAFIAADLKARLQAVPKTKQVGYYSDAYKLEFILPKFNMYRRLLAEYLAEDCIRGRGWTEDRALELARLVLLDNPRRIFARPNES; encoded by the coding sequence ATGAGCACCACATTCCCCCATGACCCCCAGGCCAAAGCGTTGTTCGAACAAATCGCATCCTGGCCGATCTACGATCCTCACTCACACATCGACGCTCACAGCCCGGCCTCTCGAAACCTCGATGAAGTCCTCGGCTACCACTACTATACCGAACTCGCCCACTCGGCCGGGATGCCAGCTGCCGAGGTCGATCCCGGCCTCGATCCCTTCACCCGGGCCCGCAACCTCTCCCGCCACCTCCACCGGATTGACAACACAGTCCAGTATTCCTGGCTGCTCGAAATTGCCCGGACCTTTCACGGCTTCGAAGGCGACCGCATCGACGCCGACACCATCGACGACCTGTACCGGCGGGCTGACCACTCGCAGGACGGCGAGGCCTGGGACCGCTCCGTCTGGCAAACCTCTCAGCTCGAAGCCGTCTTCCTGACCAACGACTTCGACGACCCGCTCGAAGGCTGGGATACCTCAACCTACGTCCCTTGCCTTCGCACCGACGACCTCGTCCTCAAGCTGCACGAACCGAGGACCCTGCAGCGTCTCATGGCCTCGACAAACGTTGATGTCGAGGACGTGAAGTCGCTCCGCTTGGCGATCGCCTCGCTCTTCGAGTACTTCGTCGAGCACGGGGCAAGAGCCTGCGCGATCAGCTTGCCGCCGGACTTCATCCCCAGAAAAGCCACGCCGATCGCCTCGCAGAATTCCGTCCGACGTGCCTTGAAGCACATGGACCTGCGGCCCGACGAGCACGAGGAGATCCGGTCGCTCGTCTTCTGGACCCTCGCAGAACTCTGCGCCGAGTGGAAGCTGCCGTTCGACCTGATGATCGGCCCGATCCGCAACGTCTATCCCGCCGGCGTGACCGGGGGCCGCGACCTGTTCGATCGCCGCGTCAGCCTGCATGACTACGCCGCGCTGTTTAACCACTTCTCCGAGGTCACGTTCCCCGTCTCAACCCTTTCTCCCGATGCCGGGGCTGAGCTGGTCGCCTTCTCGTGGATCCTGCCGAACGTTGTGCCCAACGGCCACTGGTGGTATTCGAATGTGCCGGCCTTCATCGCCGCAGACCTGAAAGCCCGGCTCCAGGCCGTCCCCAAGACCAAGCAGGTCGGCTATTACTCCGACGCCTACAAGCTCGAATTCATCTTGCCGAAGTTCAACATGTATCGTCGCCTACTGGCCGAGTATCTCGCCGAGGATTGCATCCGAGGCCGCGGCTGGACCGAAGACCGGGCCCTCGAACTCGCCCGGTTGGTCCTGCTCGACAACCCCCGTCGCATCTTCGCCCGCCCCAACGAGAGTTAG
- a CDS encoding DUF1559 family PulG-like putative transporter: MITILAATMLPPPEDPRAGAIAPFVGAEVFAVLHVDLVSLDLDDLADRVLSGVLEPGEIDEAKAGVVAWVEALRGAGAETLYVLVEPKDLPGLPVVVVPLVEGADGEAIGRILCGNAEGEPPVAWPTCAILRGAVFAGSDAALERIRTAGATPRPELDEAFAASGDGPARVLIIPSANQRRVIEELMPRLPESFGGLSTRPLTRGKWAVVALETEPNAVARAIVKAGSEEWAKELAEGLRTGLNRFGEGLRSGGSAQEFVEALGRIAFSVEGEELRIAVSLEQAGALVGIPVRNALAEASRARSVNNLKQIGLAMHNFASGNQSSLPPAYSTDAEGRPLLSWRVHILPYIEQKSLYDQFHLDEPWDSPHNKALIDQMPETYRGPGVSGEGMTAYLVPRGGETAFPGTDSITFRDVRDGTSNTIMVVEAHPSNAVVWTKPDDWEVQEGIDPAVLVRQQPAGFIALFMDGSARTFRKAISPEVLKALTTISGGEVISGNDF, translated from the coding sequence ATGATCACGATCCTCGCGGCAACGATGCTCCCGCCTCCGGAGGACCCGAGGGCGGGGGCGATCGCCCCGTTCGTGGGGGCGGAGGTGTTCGCGGTCTTGCACGTGGATCTGGTAAGCCTCGACCTGGACGACCTGGCCGATCGGGTACTGTCGGGGGTGCTGGAACCGGGGGAGATCGACGAGGCCAAGGCGGGAGTCGTGGCCTGGGTCGAGGCACTCCGGGGGGCTGGGGCGGAGACGCTTTATGTGCTCGTCGAGCCGAAGGACCTACCCGGGTTGCCGGTGGTCGTCGTGCCACTGGTCGAGGGAGCGGACGGGGAGGCGATCGGCCGGATTCTTTGTGGAAACGCCGAGGGAGAGCCTCCTGTGGCGTGGCCGACCTGCGCAATCCTTCGGGGGGCCGTCTTCGCGGGGTCGGATGCGGCCCTGGAGCGGATTCGAACGGCCGGGGCCACCCCGCGGCCGGAACTGGACGAGGCATTCGCCGCCTCGGGGGACGGGCCGGCCCGCGTGCTGATCATCCCGAGCGCGAATCAGCGGAGGGTGATCGAGGAATTGATGCCACGGCTTCCCGAATCATTCGGCGGCCTGTCCACCCGGCCGTTGACCCGGGGGAAGTGGGCGGTGGTCGCGTTGGAAACCGAGCCGAACGCGGTGGCCCGAGCGATCGTCAAGGCCGGCTCCGAGGAGTGGGCAAAGGAACTCGCCGAGGGGTTGCGGACGGGATTGAATCGGTTCGGCGAAGGGTTGCGAAGTGGCGGATCGGCTCAGGAGTTCGTCGAGGCACTCGGCCGCATTGCCTTCTCGGTCGAGGGGGAAGAACTCCGGATCGCCGTCAGCCTGGAGCAGGCCGGGGCGCTGGTCGGTATCCCGGTACGCAATGCCCTGGCCGAGGCAAGCCGGGCCAGGAGCGTGAACAACCTGAAGCAGATCGGGCTCGCCATGCATAATTTCGCATCGGGGAATCAATCGTCGTTGCCACCCGCGTACTCGACCGACGCCGAGGGTCGCCCGCTGTTAAGCTGGCGCGTCCACATTCTCCCTTACATCGAGCAGAAGTCGCTCTACGACCAGTTCCACCTCGACGAGCCCTGGGACAGTCCGCACAACAAGGCATTGATCGATCAGATGCCCGAAACCTATCGCGGGCCGGGCGTTTCCGGGGAGGGGATGACAGCGTATCTCGTCCCCCGTGGGGGCGAGACTGCCTTCCCTGGAACCGACTCGATTACGTTCCGGGATGTCCGTGATGGGACCTCGAACACGATCATGGTCGTCGAGGCTCATCCGTCAAACGCCGTCGTCTGGACGAAGCCGGACGACTGGGAGGTGCAGGAAGGGATCGACCCGGCTGTGCTAGTCCGTCAGCAACCCGCGGGCTTCATTGCACTCTTCATGGACGGGAGCGCTCGCACCTTCCGCAAGGCGATCTCGCCCGAGGTGCTCAAGGCCCTGACGACGATCTCGGGGGGCGAAGTCATCAGCGGGAACGATTTCTGA
- a CDS encoding RNA polymerase sigma factor — MEPHQIGRLIDRHADALVLFARQWCDTPEDVVQEAFVALAGQRPTPENPAAWLFRAVRNGAINAAKAARRRRQHESNAALKSPDWFEASPSDADAIDPEAAEVALRTLPIEQREAIVAHLWGGLTFEQIGAMSGRSSSAAHRLYQSGLKTLRQRLGVPCPTQSRTSRPRGD; from the coding sequence ATGGAACCGCACCAGATCGGCAGGCTGATCGACCGGCACGCCGATGCCCTGGTCCTGTTCGCTAGGCAGTGGTGCGACACCCCAGAGGATGTCGTCCAGGAGGCGTTCGTGGCCCTGGCCGGTCAGCGCCCGACGCCGGAGAACCCGGCGGCCTGGCTCTTCCGGGCCGTCCGCAACGGGGCGATCAACGCGGCGAAGGCCGCCCGACGCCGTCGCCAACACGAATCAAACGCCGCCCTCAAGTCGCCCGACTGGTTCGAGGCATCACCATCAGACGCCGATGCCATCGACCCCGAGGCGGCCGAGGTCGCATTGCGCACCCTGCCGATCGAGCAGCGCGAGGCGATCGTCGCGCATCTGTGGGGCGGCCTGACCTTCGAGCAAATCGGGGCGATGAGCGGCCGATCGTCGAGCGCCGCGCATCGCCTGTATCAATCCGGATTGAAGACCCTGAGACAACGATTGGGGGTGCCATGTCCGACCCAAAGCCGGACCTCCCGCCCAAGGGGGGATTGA
- a CDS encoding HpcH/HpaI aldolase family protein — protein MPRIKDRLAQGKTVRLFGVGQLFHPKLVEIIGEHGGYDGLWLDQEHSGLSLREIETAVVAARGYGLDHFVRMPATDYASIMRPLEIGAGGVMVSMVRSPEEAEQAVRWAKFWPRGERGMNGGNRDGRFGLTPLAEYVEKANAETFVGIQIETAGAIESIAEIAAVPDVDLLFVGPADISQVLGVPGQFEHPKCFETIERIADACRAAGKPWGVVPRGPEYAERMAKLGCRMFVFGFDVHALHEGIRTMKRRYEPFFQED, from the coding sequence ATGCCACGCATCAAGGACCGACTGGCGCAAGGGAAGACCGTCCGATTGTTCGGCGTCGGTCAGTTGTTTCACCCCAAGCTCGTGGAGATTATCGGCGAGCACGGCGGCTACGACGGCCTCTGGCTCGACCAGGAGCATTCGGGCCTGAGCCTCCGGGAGATCGAGACGGCCGTCGTCGCCGCTCGGGGGTATGGCCTCGATCACTTCGTCCGGATGCCGGCGACCGATTACGCCTCGATCATGCGGCCCTTGGAGATCGGCGCCGGTGGGGTGATGGTCAGCATGGTTCGATCGCCCGAGGAGGCCGAGCAGGCCGTCCGATGGGCCAAGTTCTGGCCGAGGGGCGAACGCGGCATGAACGGCGGCAATCGCGACGGCCGATTCGGCCTCACCCCGCTGGCCGAGTACGTCGAAAAGGCCAACGCCGAGACGTTCGTCGGCATCCAGATCGAGACGGCCGGCGCGATCGAGTCGATTGCCGAGATCGCCGCCGTGCCCGACGTGGACCTCCTGTTCGTTGGCCCGGCCGACATCAGTCAGGTGCTCGGCGTTCCCGGCCAGTTCGAGCACCCGAAGTGCTTCGAGACGATTGAACGGATCGCCGACGCCTGCCGCGCCGCCGGCAAGCCCTGGGGCGTCGTCCCCCGAGGCCCCGAATACGCCGAGCGGATGGCGAAGCTCGGCTGCCGGATGTTCGTCTTCGGCTTCGACGTGCATGCCTTGCACGAAGGGATCCGAACGATGAAGCGGCGCTACGAGCCGTTCTTCCAGGAGGATTGA